A window from Citrus sinensis cultivar Valencia sweet orange chromosome 3, DVS_A1.0, whole genome shotgun sequence encodes these proteins:
- the LOC102624026 gene encoding phosphatidylserine decarboxylase proenzyme 1, mitochondrial isoform X2 yields MKFRFSNKVSVFPHYLRLEYDHHCRQFSTSFLRKLQTNPQVRASFSGGSNNSQGNTFLLPGATFATLLMLGALHARRMYDDRKVEEAREKGIEIEFKPDAKASFLRLLPLRSISRFWGFLTSVEYPVWMRPYVYKAWARAFHSNLEEAALPLGEYASLREFFVRTLKQGSRPIDPDPHCLVSPVDGIVLRVGELKGVGAMIEQVKGFSYSVSSLLGSSSFLPMIEEGDMHEQCGEQESSPTEKTKKSWWSISLASPRVRDTAITRPVKGLYYCVIYLKPGNYHRIHSPVDWNVLVRRHFSGRLFPLNERATRTIRNLYFENERVVLEGMWQEGYLAMAAVGATNIGSIELVIEPELRTNRPRKKLLHSEPPEERVYEPQGVGMMLKKGDEVGAFNMGSTVVLVFQAPTIKSPNRGDNSNFRFCIKRGDKIRVGEGLGRWQESCNERASF; encoded by the exons ATGAAATTTCGGTTTTCCAACAAAGTCTCTGTTTTTCCTCACTATTTACGGCTCGAATATGACCATCACTGCCGTCAATTTTCCACTTCATTTTTGAGAAAGCTCCAAACAAATCCTCAAGTTCGTGCTTCTTTCAGTGGCGGCAGTAACAACTCTCAAG GCAATACTTTTCTGTTGCCTGGTGCTACGTTCGCTACTTTACTTATGCTTGGTGCTCTTCATGCTCGCCGAATGTATGATGATAGGAAG GTCGAAGAGGCACGGGAGAAAGGGATTGAAATTGAGTTCAAGCCTGATGCAAAA GCTTCATTTCTCAGACTGCTACCTCTACGTTCCATCTCTAGGTTTTGGGGTTTCTTGACAAGTGTG GAATATCCTGTCTGGATGCGTCCTTATGTTTATAAAGCATGGGCTCGAGCATTCCATTCAA ACTTAGAAGAAGCAGCTCTGCCTCTGGGTGAATATGCTTCCTTACGAGAGTTCTTTGTCCGTACCCTGAAACAAGGTTCCAGGCCTATTGATCCTGATCCCCATTGTCTG GTTAGTCCTGTTGATGGTATTGTTCTAAGAGTTGGAGAGTTGAAAGGAGTTGGGGCTATGATTGAGCAAGTTAAAGGGTTTTCCTATTCTGTTTCTTCTCTTCTGGGTTCTAGCTCCTTTCTCCCAATGATTGAGGAAGGTGATATGCATGAACAATGTGGTGAACAAGAAAGTTCTCCTACAGAGAAGACTAAGAAGTCATGGTGGAGCATTTCATTGGCTTCTCCTAGAGTCCGTGACACTGCAATAACACG TCCTGTGAAAGGCCTTTATTATTGTGTTATATACCTGAAGCCTGGAAACTATCATCGCATACACTCACCAGTTGACTGGAATGTTCTTGTACGTCGGCATTTTTCAG GTCGCTTATTTCCTTTGAATGAACGTGCTACAAGAACAATCAGAAATCTTTATTTTGAGAATGAAAGG GTTGTACTTGAAGGCATGTGGCAAGAAGGTTACCTGGCAATGGCTGCTGTTGGAGCAACTAATATTGGTTCAATTGAG CTCGTCATTGAACCAGAACTTCGGACGAACCGGCCAAGAAAGAAGTTATTACATTCAGAGCCTCCGGAAGAAAGAGTCTATGAACCTCAAGGTGTCGGTATGATGCTTAAGAAAGGAGATGAG GTGGGTGCCTTCAACATGGGATCAACTGTTGTGCTCGTCTTCCAGGCCCCAACTATAAAATCACCGAATAGAGGGGATAATTCCAATTTCAGGTTTTGCATCAAACGTGGAGACAAGATTCGTGTTGGAGAAGGATTGGGGAGGTGGCAAGAATCTTGCAATGAGAGGGCCTCATTTTAG
- the LOC102624026 gene encoding phosphatidylserine decarboxylase proenzyme 1, mitochondrial isoform X1 yields MKFRFSNKVSVFPHYLRLEYDHHCRQFSTSFLRKLQTNPQVRASFSGGSNNSQGNTFLLPGATFATLLMLGALHARRMYDDRKVEEAREKGIEIEFKPDAKASFLRLLPLRSISRFWGFLTSVEYPVWMRPYVYKAWARAFHSNLEEAALPLGEYASLREFFVRTLKQGSRPIDPDPHCLVSPVDGIVLRVGELKGVGAMIEQVKGFSYSVSSLLGSSSFLPMIEEGDMHEQCGEQESSPTEKTKKSWWSISLASPRVRDTAITRDSSFSIFMFAYLCFGLQNMMIHVLLSASTPGNYHRIHSPVDWNVLVRRHFSGRLFPLNERATRTIRNLYFENERVVLEGMWQEGYLAMAAVGATNIGSIELVIEPELRTNRPRKKLLHSEPPEERVYEPQGVGMMLKKGDEVGAFNMGSTVVLVFQAPTIKSPNRGDNSNFRFCIKRGDKIRVGEGLGRWQESCNERASF; encoded by the exons ATGAAATTTCGGTTTTCCAACAAAGTCTCTGTTTTTCCTCACTATTTACGGCTCGAATATGACCATCACTGCCGTCAATTTTCCACTTCATTTTTGAGAAAGCTCCAAACAAATCCTCAAGTTCGTGCTTCTTTCAGTGGCGGCAGTAACAACTCTCAAG GCAATACTTTTCTGTTGCCTGGTGCTACGTTCGCTACTTTACTTATGCTTGGTGCTCTTCATGCTCGCCGAATGTATGATGATAGGAAG GTCGAAGAGGCACGGGAGAAAGGGATTGAAATTGAGTTCAAGCCTGATGCAAAA GCTTCATTTCTCAGACTGCTACCTCTACGTTCCATCTCTAGGTTTTGGGGTTTCTTGACAAGTGTG GAATATCCTGTCTGGATGCGTCCTTATGTTTATAAAGCATGGGCTCGAGCATTCCATTCAA ACTTAGAAGAAGCAGCTCTGCCTCTGGGTGAATATGCTTCCTTACGAGAGTTCTTTGTCCGTACCCTGAAACAAGGTTCCAGGCCTATTGATCCTGATCCCCATTGTCTG GTTAGTCCTGTTGATGGTATTGTTCTAAGAGTTGGAGAGTTGAAAGGAGTTGGGGCTATGATTGAGCAAGTTAAAGGGTTTTCCTATTCTGTTTCTTCTCTTCTGGGTTCTAGCTCCTTTCTCCCAATGATTGAGGAAGGTGATATGCATGAACAATGTGGTGAACAAGAAAGTTCTCCTACAGAGAAGACTAAGAAGTCATGGTGGAGCATTTCATTGGCTTCTCCTAGAGTCCGTGACACTGCAATAACACG TGATAGTTCGTTTTCCATCTTCATGTTTGCTTATTTATGCTTTGGTTTACAGAACATGATGATACATGTTCTACTTAGTGCCAGTACA CCTGGAAACTATCATCGCATACACTCACCAGTTGACTGGAATGTTCTTGTACGTCGGCATTTTTCAG GTCGCTTATTTCCTTTGAATGAACGTGCTACAAGAACAATCAGAAATCTTTATTTTGAGAATGAAAGG GTTGTACTTGAAGGCATGTGGCAAGAAGGTTACCTGGCAATGGCTGCTGTTGGAGCAACTAATATTGGTTCAATTGAG CTCGTCATTGAACCAGAACTTCGGACGAACCGGCCAAGAAAGAAGTTATTACATTCAGAGCCTCCGGAAGAAAGAGTCTATGAACCTCAAGGTGTCGGTATGATGCTTAAGAAAGGAGATGAG GTGGGTGCCTTCAACATGGGATCAACTGTTGTGCTCGTCTTCCAGGCCCCAACTATAAAATCACCGAATAGAGGGGATAATTCCAATTTCAGGTTTTGCATCAAACGTGGAGACAAGATTCGTGTTGGAGAAGGATTGGGGAGGTGGCAAGAATCTTGCAATGAGAGGGCCTCATTTTAG
- the LOC102624500 gene encoding uncharacterized protein LOC102624500 isoform X2 — MPFRKIVEVEPPSPLRYLMGAVIMMIGVVLPVGYMMFRNKRVPSTSSYSKQTNKVLI, encoded by the exons atgCCG TTCAGGAAAATAGTGGAAGTGGAGCCACCGAGTCCGTTGAGATATCTAATGGGAGCGGTGATCATGATGATCGGAGTTGTATTACCCGTCGGTTACATGATGTTCCGTAACAAGCGGGTGCCTTCTACTTCCTCCTATTCCAAACAGAC GAACAAAGTTTTGATATAG
- the LOC102624500 gene encoding uncharacterized protein LOC102624500 isoform X3 yields the protein MPFRKIVEVEPPSPLRYLMGAVIMMIGVVLPVGYMMFRNKRVPSTSSYSKQT from the exons atgCCG TTCAGGAAAATAGTGGAAGTGGAGCCACCGAGTCCGTTGAGATATCTAATGGGAGCGGTGATCATGATGATCGGAGTTGTATTACCCGTCGGTTACATGATGTTCCGTAACAAGCGGGTGCCTTCTACTTCCTCCTATTCCAAACAGACGTAG
- the LOC102624500 gene encoding uncharacterized protein LOC102624500 isoform X1 codes for MPFRKIVEVEPPSPLRYLMGAVIMMIGVVLPVGYMMFRNKRVPSTSSYSKQTLKNSNARS; via the exons atgCCG TTCAGGAAAATAGTGGAAGTGGAGCCACCGAGTCCGTTGAGATATCTAATGGGAGCGGTGATCATGATGATCGGAGTTGTATTACCCGTCGGTTACATGATGTTCCGTAACAAGCGGGTGCCTTCTACTTCCTCCTATTCCAAACAGAC GTTGAAGAATTCTAATGCAAGGTCTTGA
- the LOC102623738 gene encoding uncharacterized protein LOC102623738 — translation MAANDKVKYGIIGMGMMGREHFINLHHLRSQGVSVVCIADPHLQSRQQALKLANAFDWPLKVFPGHQELLDSGLCDVVVVSTPNMTHYQILMDIINHPKPHHVLVEKPLCTTVADCKKVVEAARKRPDILVQVGLEYRYMPPVAKLIQIVKSGSIGQVKMVAIREHRFPFLVKVNDWNRFNENTGGTLVEKCCHFFDLMRLFVGSNPMRVMASGAVDVNHKDEMYNGKVPDIIDNAYVIVEFENGSRGMLDLCMFAEGSKNEQEIVVVGNTGKGEAFVPESIVRFATREAGREDVQTLKAEDDRIKYEGLHHGSSYLEHLNFLSAIRAKGAKVPAVDLQDGLISVAIGVAAQLSIEKGRFIAIEEVMEELNCIASA, via the exons ATGGCGGCTAATGATAAGGTGAAGTACGGCATCATAGGCATGGGAATGATGGGAAGAGAGCACTTCATCAATCTGCACCATCTCCGCAGCCAAGGCGTGTCCGTTGTCTGCATAGCTGACCCTCATCTTCAATCTCGGCAACAAGCCCTCAAATTAGCTAACGCTTTTGACTGGCCCCTCAAG GTTTTTCCGGGGCATCAAGAGCTACTGGACAGTGGACTTTGTGATGTAGTGGTCGTGTCGACTCCGAACATGACTCATTACCAAATTCTGATGGATATTATCAACCATCCAAAGCCTCATCATGTGCTCGTTGAGAAACCGTTGTGCACGACAGTTGCGGACTGCAAAAAG GTTGTTGAAGCTGCCAGGAAGAGACCGGATATATTGGTTCAAGTCGGACTAGAGTACAGGTACATGCCACCTGTTGCTAAACTGATACAAATAGTTAAGAGCGGATCTATTGGACAAGTGAAGATGGTGGCAATCCGAGAACATCGTTTTCCTTTCTTGGTTAAG GTCAACGATTGGAATCGGTTCAATGAAAACACAGGGGGTACTCTGGTGGAGAAGTGCTGCCACTTCTTTGATCTGATGAGGCTCTTTGTAGGTTCTAATCCCATGCGTGTGATGGCTTCTGGAGCTGTGGATGTCAATCACAAAGATGAGATGTACAATGGAAAG GTACCAGACATTATTGACAATGCATATGTTATCGTGGAGTTTGAAAATGGTTCTCGAGGGATGCTTGACCTTTGCATGTTTGCTGAAGGGAGCAAGAATGAGCAAGAAATAGTTGTTGTTGGTAACACTGGAAAG GGCGAGGCCTTTGTTCCTGAGAGTATTGTGCGGTTTGCCACTCGAGAGGCTGGGAGAGAAGATGTCCAAACTTTAAAAGCCGAAGATGACCGGATAAA atatGAGGGGCTGCATCACGGATCTAGCTATTTGGAGCACCTAAACTTCTTGTCTGCAATTAGAGCCAAAGGAGCAAAAGTCCCTGCTGTGGATTTACAAGACGGCTTGATTTCAGTTGCTATAGGAGTTGCGGCACAGCTTTCCATTGAGAAAGGCCGGTTTATTGCAATTGAGGAAGTCATGGAAGAACTTAATTGCATAGCTTCTGCTTGA